Genomic DNA from Mycolicibacterium helvum:
CAGTGCTTCCAAGACCGCATCCGCGGCCACCGAGCGGTCCGGTGCCGGGCGCAAGGCGGGCGCGAACGCTCCGGAGACGTCGTGGTCGGGCAAGGGGAAGTCGGCGCGAGCCGTCAAACCTGGGAGTCTGGGAACGCGATAACCGACAGAAACCGGATCGGCACTTCAATCAGGTCCGCTGGTCCGTGTGCGCCCTCCCCGTCGATCTGCAGGGAGTCGCCCGGATGCAGCCGGTACACCGAGCGGCTGTGTGCGTAGTCCATAACGCCCTCGAGCACATAGATGAACTCAGTGCCCGGATGCTGGAACAGTGGGTAGGTCTTGCTCTTCTCTGACAGGGTGACCAGCAGACATTCCAGGCGCTTGTGTTCGCCCCGCAGCGAGCCCAGCAGTTCGTACTCGTGGCCCTCCCTGGTGCCGTTACGCACGATCCGCGCGCCGGTGCCGGACTTCACGAAGGCGGCGGGACGCTCG
This window encodes:
- a CDS encoding helix-turn-helix domain-containing protein, encoding MTDLLRNQSGTARDREPHEPVAELEFEAAIAHNVRLLRQQLGLSVADMATRVGISKAMMSKIENAQTSPSLSTLALLAKGFDVPVTTLFRGADVERPAAFVKSGTGARIVRNGTREGHEYELLGSLRGEHKRLECLLVTLSEKSKTYPLFQHPGTEFIYVLEGVMDYAHSRSVYRLHPGDSLQIDGEGAHGPADLIEVPIRFLSVIAFPDSQV